The DNA segment GGGATGGAAATTTATTAAAGAAGGCGAAAAATTAAATCACTCTTTAGTTAGTCAGACAAATTTTAATGATGCTGATTGGGAATCGGTAAATTTACCACATACCACTAATTTAGAACCTTTAGTTGTCAATAATCAGTGGCAGGGAATTTCTTGGTATAGAAAATCGTTTTCGATCAAAAAAGAAGAGGAGCAAAAACAAATATTCTTGGAGTTTGAAGGGGCAATGAACATTGCTGAAATATGGGTAAATGGAAAATTTGTCAAGAAACATTTAGGAGGCTACCTACCTATAGTAGCTGATATTTCTTCTTTTGTAGAGGCAGGGAAACAAAATATTATTGCCATCAGATTAGACAATACGGATAGTGATGTAACAGGTCCTAAACCGTTAAGGATTCTAGATTTCAATACATACGGTGGTTTATATAGAAATGCATGGATGATCGTTAAAGATCCAGTACATATCACATTGCCCTTATTAGAGGAAGAGGTAGCTGGTGGTGGAGTATTTATTCGTTATCCAGAAGTGAGTAAGTCTTCTGCTACTATTTCTATTCAGACAGATATTAAAAATACGTACAAGAAAGAGGTGTCATTTTCTTTAGTTCAAGAATTGAAATGGAAGGGGAAAACCATTAAAAAGTTAAAGTCAAAAAAGGAGATACTTTCCGCAGGTACAAAGAGAGTGATGCATCAATCGATGGTCATTAAAAACCCTAAATTGTGGAATACATACTCTCCCAACTTATATCAGCTAGAAACTAAAATACTAATCAATGGAAAAGTGACTGATCATGAAGTCACAACCATTGGTATCAAATCTGTTGAATTTAAAGGCAAAGAGCTATATATCAATGGAGAGAAAAGATATGTAAAAGGTGTGAATAGACATCAGGAATATCCTTTTGTAGGATATGCTCTTTCTGACCAAGCAGAAATCAGAGATGCTGTTTTGATAAAGAATGCAGGTTTTGATGTCATTCGTCTTTCTCATTATCCACATTCTCCAGCATTTATGAATGCTTGTGACTCTCTAGGTTTACTTACTATCGATGCTATTTTAGGATGGCAATATTATCAACCTACTGAAGCGTTTAGGAATCAAATCTTCCAGACGGCAAGAGACCTAATAAGAAGAGATAGAAACCACGCCAATGTATTACTTTGGGAAGTTTCATTGAATGAAACCAAAATGCCTTTGGAGTTTAGAGAGAAACTAAGCAAAATAGTAGAAGAAGAATATCCGAAGGTGAAGGCATATTCTGCTGGATGGATGGACGAAGGTTATGATGTGTATTTTCAAGCAAGACAGCATAGGATTCTTCACCCTGAAACAGAAGGTAAATGGAAAGGGCCTTATTTTGTTTCAGAATATGGTGATTGGGAATATTATTCAAAAAATGCAGGACTAAATCAGCATAAACTAGATAAACAAACACGTTACGAGACTTCAAGTAGACAATCAAGAGTTTATGGTGAAAAACGACTATTACAACAAGCATATAATGTGCAAGAAGCATTGAATGATAACCTTAATACTTCAGCATTTGGAGATGGTTATTGGGTGATGTTTGACTACAATAGAGGATACCACTCAGATTTAGAATTTTCAGGATTATCGGATATTTTCCGTATTCCAAAGTTTGCTTATTATTTCTATCAATCACAAAGGGAGTATAGAGAAGATAAAGATGCAGTTGTAAAGATCGCTTCTTATTGGAATGAAAACTCACCATTAGATGTAAAAGTATATTCTAATTGTGATCAAGTAGTTCTTTCCTTAAATGGTGAAGAAATTGCCATACAAACTACAGATAAAGATAAAAATTCATCTAAGCTTTCTTATGCTCCATTTACCTTTAAGGTCAATAATTTTGTAGCAGGTGAGTTAAAAGCAGAAGGATATAAGGATGGAAAGCTGATTAAGGTTGATCGAGTAAAAACAGCCAAAAAGGCATCACAATTAAGAATTAAGTTGGCAGAAAATACAGTAGCTGTTGGTAATAATGACCTTATCTTCGCTTATATAGAAGTAGTAGATGAAGAAGGAACAATAGTACATGATTTTGCAGATACGATAGATGTACGTCTTGCAGGTGATGTCGCTTTAATGAATGTCGGGGAGGTACAAGTGGAAGCAGGTATTGCGACTGCATTGTTGAAAGTAAACTCTTTAGATCAAGGTTTATCGATTCAAGCATTGTCTAAGAAGACGCAATTAAAAGGATCTTTTCAGTATAAAGAAAACGAATAAAAGAAAGTACAATGAAACGAATATTGGTATTATTTATACTCATCTTTACGGTGATTATTACTAGTAAAGGAGAGGAAGTGATCAAGATCCAACCCGATGGAACAAATGATATGACAAGGGCGGTGAAACAAGCGATAGCCTCTGCCAGATCAAAAGAAATTAAGTTGATCTTTGAGCAAGCAGACTATTATTTTAAACCTGATTTTGCCACTGAGAAGTATTGTAGTGTAACAAACCATAAAAACGGTTCGAAACGTATCGCTTTTGCTTTTGATGGATTTAATAAAGTATCAATCGAAGGTAATGGAGCTAATTTAATATTCCATGGCAAGATGATGCCTTTTCAATTTGAAAGTTGTGAAAATGTAACTGTGAATCACTTGTCGATAGATTGGGATACTCCATTTACAATTCAAGGTACAGTCTTAAAGGTTAATGAGAAAGATCATTGGATGGATATTAAAATGGATACGGATGGGTTCTCATTTTCAGTGAACAAAGGTGTGATTAAGTTCCCAAATATCCATCATCAGGAATATTCTAGCCTTGGTAATACACTTACGTTTGATTCTCTGACTAAGGCGGTAAGTCATGGTGCTTGGGATGCTAATTTTAGAGCAGAAAAAGTACAACGCTTAAAAGGAAATACTTATCGTTTCTATGGTAGAATGAAATATTATCCCAAAGTAGGAAACAAGATTAATTTTAAAGGCCCACATGGCGATAATCGTTATGCACCGGCCTTTCATATAATCCGTTCGAAAAACTTAAAGTACGACCAAGTAGTGGTTCATCATGCCTTAGGTATGGGTTTCTTAGCGGAAAGAAGTGAAAATGTTTCAATCAGTAATGGTGGGGTGTATGTACGAAAAGGGTCTAATCGATTAATATCATCTACAGCAGATGCGACTCACTTTTGTAACGTAAAAGGAAAAGTGATCGTAGAGAACTGTAGATTCGAAAACATGCTTGACGATGGGACCAATGTTCATGGAACCTATGTGGAAATTAATGAGATATTAGACCCTAAGACGGTGATTGTTCAACTAAAACATTTCCAACAATTAGGTTTTGACTTTGCTCAAAAAGGTGATGAATTATGGTGGATAAATCAACCAAGCCCTAATAGAAGAGCTGAGACTGTCTTTGTAACCGGATCAGAAGTGATTAATGAAGAATATATCCAATTGTCTTTCGATAAAGAACTACCAAAAGACTTATCAGTAGGTGATCTGTTTGAGAATAAGACTTGGAACCCAGAATTTGTGATGAGAGGTTGCACCCTACAAAACCATCGAGCAAGAAACATTGTGCTGAAATCACCAAAGAAGACGGTGATTGAAAATAACTTCTTTTCTTCAAGTATGTCAGCCATCTTCTTTAGAGGGGAATCCTATTTTTGGTATGAATCGGGACAAGTAGAAGATGTACTTATTCAGAATAATACTTTCTACAACTGTGCATCGAGTGGCAATGAACATGCGGTATTATATATTACGCCAAGACTTGGTAAATCATACGATAAGTCAGCTACCTACGATAAAAATATTCGATTTATCAATAATAAAATCAATACGTTTGATGATCGTATCGTTTGGGCTTACAATGTAGATGGTTTAGTGATAGAGGGGAATGAAATTACCAAAAATGATTTATTAGCACCTGTACATCCTGATCGACCTATTTTTGATTTTAATTATTGTAAAAACATAGTAGTGAAAAACAATAATTACCATGGTCCGAAAGATCAAAATATCAAAACAGATAAGGCGTCATCAAAAGAAATATCAATAAAGAAAAATAAAAATATTCATCTTGGTAAACTTGATGTGGTGGAGTAAAATAGGCCTTTAGACTACTTATATAAAAGATATAACTAATAGAAACATTATTCTTACCTAAAGTAACAGACAAAATTTCATTTCAATTTACCTTACCAACATGAAATCATCAGAGGGCTGAGAGTTCAGTTCTCTGATGTTCTTTTTTGTATAGCTAGCTTACAATTAACAACACCTTTAATGGTGTAATTATTAAATGAAAAAAAGGGTAAACAACATCACATAAATAGAGCCCTTTCATTGAAATGAATTGAATATGAATTACAATTATCAAAACTTACAAAATACTTGTTATAAGCAGGTATTCTTGATAGGCATGGCACTACTATGCCTAAATTTCTCCGCTATTGCTCAAAAGACAATTGGTAAACATACAGCCACTGTCGGAACAAAAAATCTTACATTTTTCACAGACAATATCACTGTGAATGCTACTAAGGTTTTCAAAAACGGAATTGCTACAACAAATGATGTAAATAGTGAAATCCAAAGAATCTCAAACCTTGGAGGTGGAGTCGTAAAGTTTCTGACCGGAACATATACGCTTGGACAAATCAACTTGAAATCAAACATCCGAATTGAGGTTGGGAATAATGTCACTTTTATTATCGATCGCAGTGGTAATAATAATACCTTATTTAACCTTGGTAGAGATGCCAATAACCTTCAGGGAGTAATTTCTAATGTAGAGATTATTGGTGCAGCAGAAAGCTCATCCACATGGTTTGAAATAGACCTTAGTAATTTTGATCCTTTAGAAACTGCTACTCCTTTTAAGGTCGCATATGTAAAGAATTTTGCGATTTCAAGGTTTATCATTAAAGATAATTATACCCTTAATCCTTCTGTATTTTTAGTAGCAGACAGCAAGTTTCTAGGGAGAGATGAAACAGGAAGATTAAATTACGATTTAAGTACTTTCAATAGAATTCCGATTCAGGGTGTAGTTAAAAATGCGAAGGCAACAGGAATTGGTACTGGCTATGCATTAGTACAACCTTTTAGTGGTAAACGCTTGTATTTTGAGAACTTGGAAGGTGAACAAGGGATCACAGTAAGGTTAGAACCTGGTAGTGGTAAATCCAATGATGATCTGAACTTAACCTCAAGTCAAAAGATGGGATCTATTGATGATGTATACATCAAAAACGTATCGAATAAACTAGGTTTTGCAGCATTATTTATCAAACCTCATGCAAAGATCTGTAATAATATTTATGCTACAGATCTGTATGCAGAAAACAGTTTATCAACGTTATACATTGCATCTGCAAGTTTATTACCTCAGTCAAGAAGAGGAAAATTTACGAACACTAAGTTTGAGAATATCTCTTTCAAACAAACTATCGTTAATAGGGTGTCTAATGGAACGAATAATCTTGTCGCTTCAAATTATCCAGCAGACTCAGGATTAGAAGGGTTAAGATTTATGACGGAGTTGCATAGACAAAAACTAGTGACGGTACGAAACAGTAGATCACCAAAGCCTGGAGTATATTCATTGATAGTAAGAGATGCAGGTGGGGAGCGTTATAAAACTCATCCTATTGCCCCAATTATGTATACAGCTAGGTTCTCTAAAAATACCATTGGGAATATTACAGGAAGATACAATGTGAGTATCCCTAATGAAAATGATATAGAAGTTTTAGGAGGAGTTTTCTCCGGAGATAAGGTAGTGTATAGAAGCGAAGCAAGAGTGATTACCACTGCGGCTGAAGATACAGATTACATTTACGAATAACCCTAAAAACTTATAATCATGAAAAAAACATTAATATTTATCGCTTTACAATTGCAGGTGATTTTCGCTATTGCTCAGACGCCATTAAACTTTGATACAGAGATATTATCTTCTGGTAATTACATCGTTGGTGTTCCTTACGAAGTTTCTTCAGTAGGTGCTACAAATCAAATTAAAATTAACTGTAAGGCAACTGGAACGGAAGCAAAATTCGGAGTTTATGCTGATGACGAAGGAGCTCCGGGAGAGCTGATATTTCATTCTAATACGATCACACTAACCGAAGATGAAGTGATGGTTTCTCTAGAAAATACGGTATTAGAGCCAGGAAAATATTGGATCATGGTAAATTACAAGTCCAATGGATACCATGTAAATGCCAATGTATCTGATCCTTTGTCCAAGGTGTATTATACCCAACAAAGGTTTAGTGAAAGTTTCCCTGTATCAGCGGCAGAATTTGATCTTTATTATGGGCATCAGTTCCCGTTTTCAATAGAGGTAATAGAGAAGCCGAAATCATTTGAGATGGAAGTGTATCCTAACCCAACAGTAGACGATGTTCATATTCAAGCCAACCAGAAAGAATATATGGTACATGTTTACGACAGTCAGGCTAAGAAAGTACTTTCTCAGTTTTGTCAAAATTACAAAACGGAGTTAGAGTTAAAGACCTTACAGAAAGGAACATATTATATAGTGATTGAAGGAGAGGAGACGTTTAGAATATTGAAAAATTAAGAAAACATCAATCCCTTTTTTCTCTAGATAAATTGTACATAGTATTTATTGACAGATAAAAAACATGAAACGACAAACAATTTACTTCTTATTTCTACTCTTAATGAGTACTTCATCATTTGCTCAAAATCTAGTGAATGAAATACAACAGGAAAAGAGAACCTTACTTGCTTTGATAAAGAAGGCAGAGAAAAAAGGGATTGATGTAACTAAAGAAAAAAGCACAATCCGTACAGCTGAAATATGTGAACGATTTGCGGATTGGGATGAAAAGAACATTAAAAAAAATGAACAACTTTTTAAGCGTTTAAAGACGTACAAACAAAATGCCTTAGAGGTAGCAGAAGAACTACCCAACTTTGAAAGAGAAGAGATTGTTTTGATGTTACAAGACGCTCAGCATACTCTAGAACTTGCTTTGAAGGGAAAAGTTGTAAAGCAACCTATCGAAAAAATTGATTGGTCGAAAGTGAAACTTGAGGGGAGTGATGCACTGTACAATGGTAAGCCGGTATTTCTAGCAGATTATACATGGAAACCAAAAGTAGACTTCCTTACAGAATACCATGGAAATCTAGATGGAATATTCGTAACTACAAAGTATCTCTTAGACGAGAAAGGAACATTAAAACCAAATTTCAAAAAGGAAATTATAGAAAAGCCATCGGGTAGAGTGGGTACTGTATTTTTAAATCACTTGAATCCACCCAAATGGTTTACAGAAAAATATCCAGAAGCCTCAGTAGGAAGCAGAAGGTATTTTGATTATGATATTGACCATCCTGCGACAAGAGCATTACAACAATCTCTATTAAAAAGTATTGTACCTACTTTTAAAGATAAAAAGTATAGTTCTATAGGTTATATGTTAGTAAATGAACCTCATTGGCATACTAAAGAAAAATCATGGGATACAGGTGAAGTTTCATCCTATACTTTTGCCAAGTTTAGAAAGTACTTGGAAGAAAAACATAAGAGCATCGCACAACTAAATGTCATTTGGAATACCTCATTTGAAAGCTTTGACAGTGTGAAAATTCAAGTACCAATGTCTGGAGATTTACGAGGATCTGCTGTTTGGTACGATTGGATGCGATTTAACCAACTCAGAGGAACAGAATGGTTTCAGTTTTTATCAGACGAAATTCATAAATATGACCCTAAGGCAAATACGCATATTAAAGTAATGCCCCATCTGTTTTCGGAGAACGCAAGAGATCATGGAATAGACTTAGAAGCTTTAACAGAAGTCACAACAGTGATTGGTAACGATGCAGGAGCTGTATATTCTGACATGTGGGGGAAAAAGGAGCCTGAGTGGTCATCAAAATATTACTTTGATTGGAAACAGCTTTGTATTGGCTATGATTTTATGAAGTCTGTTAGTCCGGATAAATTAGTATTTAACTCAGAAGGTCATTTTATTTCAACGATACGTTTCAGAGACTTGAAAATGAAACCGGAATATGCTAGAGCCACCTATTGGTTAGCCACTATGTTAGGACTGGATGTGATGCAAACATGGTTTTGGCCTAGAGATGTAGATGGTTCTTTACGAAAAGAGTCTAAAGGATATGCAGCATCTTTAACGCAAATGCCAAGAGTTATCAATGAAATCACATTAACTTATTTGGATATGAATGCCAATGCAGAAGCTTTGACAAAAATTCAGAAGTTAAGAAAACCGGTACGTATTTTTCATTCAGAGACTTCTGCAATCAATAAACCAACTCATATGGAAGATGTTTATCATACATATGAACAGTTTCTATTTGAAGGTATAGCAGTAGGTTTTGCGACAAAAAATATTCTAAATAAACAGCCACATCATTTGTGGGATGTTGTAGTTATTGAAAATACACCTTTTGTCACTAAAGAGGAAAGAAACGCCCTTCAAGAGTATCTTGATCAAGGAGGGACAATCGTAATGGACAATAAGAGCATCCTTAAAAATGAATATGGCGAAAGTATAGATGTACTGACCCAAAGTAAGGGACAATTGATAAAGTTCAACACAGCAGAGAATATTCAGAAAAAAGTACTTAGCATAGTAAAGAAAGATGATATACAGATTCATGAGACAAATATGTTGAGTCATAAAGGGTGCATCTGGAGATATTTCGAAAATGAAGAAAAACTTAAGATTGTATCTATTGTCAATGTGGGTAAGTCGGAAGCTAAACTTGATGTTCTATTAAATGGGATAGACCAAAGTGTGGAGCTTACAGATGTGATTACAGGGAACAAAATTGAGAATGGGTTTACCATGAAATCACTTGATGTGTATTTATTAAAAGTGGGAACTATTCAGAAGAAAGGTTTGTAAAAAAAATATATTATTGGAACTATAATAGATGTGTGTTTCTACTTCAAGAGCGCCTTACACAATGTAAGGCGTTCTTTCTAAAAAGATCAATCACCTTAGTAATTCTAAAATTTCACATAACACTTTAAACCATACTTTTCTGTTATTTCTCGCAAATACCTAACGGTTATAATAACTATTTGTGTAGATACAAGAAATCGAAATAAATAACGGGTGTACATTGTTTTTGTTAATGCTCTTTTGAAATATTTCTTTGGATCCATAATACGTTACTTTGCGTAAGGAATCGCCCTTTTTAGTTGATTAAAAGCTGTTTTTAACCAATACTTGTAGTGTTCGAACATTTACTGATGAAAATTATTACACTAATTTTTTATTGAAATGAAACATCTAAAAATACTATCAACGATTATTCTATTCTTAAGCACTTATTTCAACATCATTGCTCAGACTACCATTCAAGAAACAGCAGATGTCTTCTTCCCTGAGAAAGTTGTAATAGCTTTAAATCATCCATACTTTAATTACGCAGTGAATGATGCGTACCTAAAAGGTATGAAATATGAGACCACTTTTGGTGAAGATTCATTTAATGGTAAATACAGAACATCAGTTCCTCATGTATCTTTAATGACCAACCCAATGGAGAATAAAGATGCTTATGAATTTGAAATGCGTTCGGCAAAATTAATGGGAATCGATGCATTCAAATTTGAATTTAGACCTCTTGGAAGTGATTTCTATATCAGACAGTTTAAAAAGATCTTTGCTGCCTATGTAAAAGTAGCAGAAGAGAAAGAAATAGATTTTAAGTTTACTATCGCGGTGGAGATGAACAGGAATAAAAATATACCTGTGACCCACATGATGATGAAAGTAGAAAAGAACCTGAACGAACTATTTGAAACCACAAACTTTTCAAAGAAGTGGTTGAGAACTGGAAATGGTAAGGTCATCGTCTTTACTAAATTCACTCAGAAAGTCATCGATGAAGGATTAGTAAAACTATACTCGAAGCAATTTGTGAAGGATCCTTCTCTCATGGAAAAAGTAGCGGATGTCTATTCATCATTGAGAAATAAATTAAAAGACGATGTGGCCTTTGTTTAT comes from the Flammeovirga agarivorans genome and includes:
- a CDS encoding glycoside hydrolase family 2 protein, which encodes MKKIKQNTILLLLLLVMQTLAFAGDKTSFNKGWKFIKEGEKLNHSLVSQTNFNDADWESVNLPHTTNLEPLVVNNQWQGISWYRKSFSIKKEEEQKQIFLEFEGAMNIAEIWVNGKFVKKHLGGYLPIVADISSFVEAGKQNIIAIRLDNTDSDVTGPKPLRILDFNTYGGLYRNAWMIVKDPVHITLPLLEEEVAGGGVFIRYPEVSKSSATISIQTDIKNTYKKEVSFSLVQELKWKGKTIKKLKSKKEILSAGTKRVMHQSMVIKNPKLWNTYSPNLYQLETKILINGKVTDHEVTTIGIKSVEFKGKELYINGEKRYVKGVNRHQEYPFVGYALSDQAEIRDAVLIKNAGFDVIRLSHYPHSPAFMNACDSLGLLTIDAILGWQYYQPTEAFRNQIFQTARDLIRRDRNHANVLLWEVSLNETKMPLEFREKLSKIVEEEYPKVKAYSAGWMDEGYDVYFQARQHRILHPETEGKWKGPYFVSEYGDWEYYSKNAGLNQHKLDKQTRYETSSRQSRVYGEKRLLQQAYNVQEALNDNLNTSAFGDGYWVMFDYNRGYHSDLEFSGLSDIFRIPKFAYYFYQSQREYREDKDAVVKIASYWNENSPLDVKVYSNCDQVVLSLNGEEIAIQTTDKDKNSSKLSYAPFTFKVNNFVAGELKAEGYKDGKLIKVDRVKTAKKASQLRIKLAENTVAVGNNDLIFAYIEVVDEEGTIVHDFADTIDVRLAGDVALMNVGEVQVEAGIATALLKVNSLDQGLSIQALSKKTQLKGSFQYKENE
- a CDS encoding alpha-1,3-galactosidase-related protein; this encodes MKRILVLFILIFTVIITSKGEEVIKIQPDGTNDMTRAVKQAIASARSKEIKLIFEQADYYFKPDFATEKYCSVTNHKNGSKRIAFAFDGFNKVSIEGNGANLIFHGKMMPFQFESCENVTVNHLSIDWDTPFTIQGTVLKVNEKDHWMDIKMDTDGFSFSVNKGVIKFPNIHHQEYSSLGNTLTFDSLTKAVSHGAWDANFRAEKVQRLKGNTYRFYGRMKYYPKVGNKINFKGPHGDNRYAPAFHIIRSKNLKYDQVVVHHALGMGFLAERSENVSISNGGVYVRKGSNRLISSTADATHFCNVKGKVIVENCRFENMLDDGTNVHGTYVEINEILDPKTVIVQLKHFQQLGFDFAQKGDELWWINQPSPNRRAETVFVTGSEVINEEYIQLSFDKELPKDLSVGDLFENKTWNPEFVMRGCTLQNHRARNIVLKSPKKTVIENNFFSSSMSAIFFRGESYFWYESGQVEDVLIQNNTFYNCASSGNEHAVLYITPRLGKSYDKSATYDKNIRFINNKINTFDDRIVWAYNVDGLVIEGNEITKNDLLAPVHPDRPIFDFNYCKNIVVKNNNYHGPKDQNIKTDKASSKEISIKKNKNIHLGKLDVVE
- a CDS encoding T9SS type A sorting domain-containing protein, producing MKKTLIFIALQLQVIFAIAQTPLNFDTEILSSGNYIVGVPYEVSSVGATNQIKINCKATGTEAKFGVYADDEGAPGELIFHSNTITLTEDEVMVSLENTVLEPGKYWIMVNYKSNGYHVNANVSDPLSKVYYTQQRFSESFPVSAAEFDLYYGHQFPFSIEVIEKPKSFEMEVYPNPTVDDVHIQANQKEYMVHVYDSQAKKVLSQFCQNYKTELELKTLQKGTYYIVIEGEETFRILKN
- a CDS encoding beta-galactosidase, translated to MKRQTIYFLFLLLMSTSSFAQNLVNEIQQEKRTLLALIKKAEKKGIDVTKEKSTIRTAEICERFADWDEKNIKKNEQLFKRLKTYKQNALEVAEELPNFEREEIVLMLQDAQHTLELALKGKVVKQPIEKIDWSKVKLEGSDALYNGKPVFLADYTWKPKVDFLTEYHGNLDGIFVTTKYLLDEKGTLKPNFKKEIIEKPSGRVGTVFLNHLNPPKWFTEKYPEASVGSRRYFDYDIDHPATRALQQSLLKSIVPTFKDKKYSSIGYMLVNEPHWHTKEKSWDTGEVSSYTFAKFRKYLEEKHKSIAQLNVIWNTSFESFDSVKIQVPMSGDLRGSAVWYDWMRFNQLRGTEWFQFLSDEIHKYDPKANTHIKVMPHLFSENARDHGIDLEALTEVTTVIGNDAGAVYSDMWGKKEPEWSSKYYFDWKQLCIGYDFMKSVSPDKLVFNSEGHFISTIRFRDLKMKPEYARATYWLATMLGLDVMQTWFWPRDVDGSLRKESKGYAASLTQMPRVINEITLTYLDMNANAEALTKIQKLRKPVRIFHSETSAINKPTHMEDVYHTYEQFLFEGIAVGFATKNILNKQPHHLWDVVVIENTPFVTKEERNALQEYLDQGGTIVMDNKSILKNEYGESIDVLTQSKGQLIKFNTAENIQKKVLSIVKKDDIQIHETNMLSHKGCIWRYFENEEKLKIVSIVNVGKSEAKLDVLLNGIDQSVELTDVITGNKIENGFTMKSLDVYLLKVGTIQKKGL